A genome region from Dolichospermum compactum NIES-806 includes the following:
- a CDS encoding type II toxin-antitoxin system VapC family toxin: MSYLLDTNHCSYIINGNPQVTDTLKSSSSVTIGISIITYAELLYMTEKSALKSQNLGAVQVFLSDVDLYFIDEETAIIYSRLKSSVFNYFAPQEKSKRRNFSIENLGFSDHDLWIAATAIQHNLTLVSADSDFRRIHQVQPFPLESWV, translated from the coding sequence ATGTCTTATTTGCTCGATACTAATCACTGTAGCTACATTATTAATGGTAATCCTCAAGTTACCGATACCTTAAAATCTTCCTCGTCTGTTACCATTGGCATTAGCATTATCACTTATGCAGAACTACTATATATGACAGAAAAATCAGCACTAAAATCTCAAAATTTAGGTGCAGTTCAGGTTTTTTTGTCCGACGTTGATTTATATTTTATTGATGAAGAAACTGCCATTATTTACAGTCGTCTAAAATCATCGGTTTTTAATTATTTTGCTCCCCAAGAGAAAAGCAAACGTCGTAATTTTAGCATTGAAAATTTGGGATTTAGCGATCATGATCTTTGGATAGCAGCAACAGCAATTCAACACAATCTCACTCTCGTTTCTGCTGATAGCGATTTTAGGCGTATTCATCAAGTACAGCCTTTTCCCTTGGAATCATGGGTGTAA
- a CDS encoding RpnC/YadD family protein: MTKNPFDQFSKQLFAEFLSSLGEVRINYEIPGEPRFVDIWFTPSTQQHQSENLGILNKIAVTSCLLEPFRKQPTEREIRSCLAKLFHLEADLQRQAKRDKKSISDHELPRLWIIATSCSHKLLNKFMATEDENWLPGIYFPSQLLLTGVIAIDKLANTPETLWLRILGKGIIQQAAINEVIALPEDDRKRYTILKLLGTWKITMEISNEIDVEDRELIMNLTPAYLEWERITELRGLERGKEIGKEIGKEIGKEIGKEIGKEEERRQIVENLLLARFGFIDEQLAAVVKPILNLTPHEYTTLLLQLSSLSREQLLSRFQ, from the coding sequence ATGACTAAAAACCCATTTGATCAATTTTCCAAACAGTTATTTGCAGAATTTCTATCCTCCTTGGGTGAGGTGCGAATAAATTATGAAATACCTGGAGAACCCAGATTTGTTGATATTTGGTTTACACCATCTACTCAACAGCATCAGTCAGAAAATTTAGGTATTTTAAATAAAATTGCTGTAACCAGTTGTTTGTTAGAACCCTTTCGCAAGCAACCAACAGAAAGAGAAATCCGCAGTTGTTTAGCCAAACTATTCCACCTAGAAGCAGATTTACAACGTCAAGCCAAACGAGATAAAAAAAGTATTTCTGACCATGAACTACCAAGGTTGTGGATTATTGCTACTTCTTGTTCTCATAAACTGCTGAATAAATTTATGGCCACTGAGGATGAAAACTGGCTGCCAGGTATTTACTTTCCGTCACAATTACTGCTGACTGGAGTAATTGCCATTGATAAGTTAGCGAATACTCCAGAAACTCTCTGGTTGAGGATTTTAGGTAAAGGAATAATTCAACAAGCTGCAATTAATGAAGTAATTGCTTTACCCGAAGATGATAGAAAACGCTATACTATTTTAAAGTTATTAGGGACTTGGAAAATTACTATGGAAATAAGCAATGAGATTGATGTTGAAGATAGGGAACTAATAATGAATTTGACACCAGCTTATTTAGAGTGGGAACGGATAACGGAACTTCGTGGTTTAGAGCGCGGTAAGGAAATAGGTAAGGAAATAGGCAAGGAAATAGGTAAGGAAATAGGTAAGGAAATAGGTAAGGAAGAGGAAAGACGGCAAATAGTAGAAAACCTGCTTTTAGCGCGATTTGGCTTTATAGACGAGCAATTAGCGGCAGTTGTTAAGCCTATATTAAATTTAACACCTCACGAATATACTACCTTGCTGTTGCAGTTGTCTAGTTTATCTCGTGAGCAGTTGTTATCCCGATTTCAATAG
- a CDS encoding metal ABC transporter permease, with the protein MTINYHDLVNLLQFPFMQRAIMGAVLMGILGGLLGSFVTLRQLSFFSHAVGHAALVGVALGVLLNTNPTWMLLPFTLIFGVVVLYLIDKTDLASDSVLSIVLSGALAIGVILTSFIKGYRGNLMGVLFGDILAIDNTDLILTLLVLVGSSVFLLSTLPQQILLTLNPDVAQVQGIPVQLYRYGFVVLLSLAVAVAIKAVGVLLVNAFLVIPAATAKLMSHHFSRFLILSVVVGSSSSIAGMMVSGLFNLASGPSIVFVQFLVFVAVFSWVKLTMKVG; encoded by the coding sequence ATGACCATTAACTATCATGACTTGGTGAATTTATTACAATTTCCTTTTATGCAGCGTGCCATTATGGGTGCTGTGTTAATGGGCATTTTAGGCGGTTTATTGGGTAGTTTCGTTACCTTACGGCAATTATCTTTTTTTAGTCATGCCGTTGGTCATGCAGCCCTGGTAGGTGTGGCGTTAGGCGTGCTACTCAACACTAATCCTACTTGGATGTTACTCCCGTTTACCTTAATCTTTGGAGTTGTTGTTCTCTACCTAATTGATAAAACTGATTTAGCCAGTGATAGCGTTCTCAGCATAGTGCTATCTGGGGCACTAGCGATCGGTGTAATTCTCACCAGTTTTATTAAAGGATATCGCGGTAACTTAATGGGCGTGCTATTTGGCGATATTTTAGCCATAGATAACACAGATTTAATATTGACGCTATTGGTGCTTGTTGGTAGCAGCGTTTTTTTATTATCAACCCTACCACAACAGATTTTATTAACTCTTAATCCCGACGTTGCTCAAGTCCAAGGCATACCTGTACAATTATATCGCTACGGGTTTGTTGTTTTACTTTCCCTCGCCGTAGCTGTAGCAATTAAAGCCGTTGGTGTTTTATTAGTAAATGCGTTTTTGGTAATTCCGGCTGCTACAGCCAAACTCATGAGTCACCATTTCAGCCGCTTTCTAATTCTATCGGTGGTTGTCGGTTCTAGCAGTAGTATCGCGGGAATGATGGTTTCTGGCTTGTTTAACCTAGCATCTGGACCAAGTATTGTTTTTGTGCAGTTTTTGGTATTTGTGGCTGTATTTAGCTGGGTGAAGTTGACAATGAAGGTCGGCTAA
- a CDS encoding metal ABC transporter ATP-binding protein, with protein MTDEQAEFTLPILKVSGLIVYQGSYLAVRDVSFELLAGTDTAIVGPNGAGKSTLIKAILDLIPRSAGTIEVFGRPISRLGNLRNQLGYMPQNFIFDRSFPISVSELVALGIGNRKYSLFSKFWQQKRETSVAVTAALHRTDAYRFRNQAIGTLSGGQLKRVLLAYCLVTRRKLLVLDEAFAGVDVQGTTDFYALLNELKREENWTVLQVSHDIDMVSRHCDRVICLNQTLVCSGKPEIALSPKNLLATYGPGFSRYEHHH; from the coding sequence ATGACTGACGAACAAGCAGAATTTACATTACCAATATTAAAAGTTTCTGGGTTAATAGTCTACCAAGGCAGCTATTTAGCTGTGCGAGATGTTTCCTTTGAATTATTAGCAGGAACAGATACAGCAATAGTTGGTCCGAATGGGGCTGGGAAAAGTACCTTAATCAAAGCTATTTTAGATTTAATTCCCCGCAGTGCTGGAACAATTGAAGTTTTTGGTCGCCCAATTTCTAGACTAGGAAATTTGCGGAATCAGTTGGGATATATGCCACAAAACTTTATTTTTGATCGCAGTTTTCCAATTTCGGTTAGTGAATTGGTAGCTTTAGGAATAGGTAATAGGAAATATTCATTGTTCTCGAAATTTTGGCAACAAAAACGGGAAACATCAGTAGCAGTCACCGCAGCTTTACACCGTACTGATGCTTATCGCTTCCGAAATCAAGCTATTGGCACTCTTAGCGGTGGTCAATTGAAACGGGTATTATTGGCTTATTGTTTGGTAACACGGCGAAAATTGTTAGTATTGGATGAAGCTTTTGCAGGGGTAGATGTGCAAGGAACAACGGATTTTTATGCTTTGTTAAACGAATTAAAACGAGAAGAGAATTGGACAGTGTTGCAAGTTTCCCATGATATTGATATGGTAAGCCGTCATTGCGATCGCGTCATCTGTCTCAATCAAACTCTTGTCTGTTCCGGTAAACCGGAAATAGCCCTTTCCCCAAAAAATCTTCTAGCTACTTATGGTCCTGGTTTTAGTCGCTATGAACATCATCATTAG
- a CDS encoding metal ABC transporter solute-binding protein, Zn/Mn family → MKFYCQPQTMRSFREVKIDRKTRSFLPLITLVMLSAVYGCNNTNSSEVVKTEPAQVQKSPKTKVVTTFLPVYLFTKAVAGDVADVEILVKPGTEIHEYQGTPANVKAIATAKILVKNGLGLEEFLADTIKNAGNSQLMEIDASKGIPAINKTSPIDKTATGEHDHDHEHQLGNPHVWLDPVLAKQQIINIRDGLIIADPVNKANYQTNAAAYVQKLDNLNNEFQQTIKQTPNCTFITFHDAFPYLAKRYNIKQLAVVEIPEKQLSPTDVQKVVNTVKKYRVKALFSEPGLDNKLLTSISQDLGLTVRTLDSLETGDTNPEYYFKAMKANLESLVAGCK, encoded by the coding sequence ATGAAGTTTTATTGTCAACCCCAAACCATGAGAAGTTTTAGAGAAGTCAAAATAGATAGAAAAACCAGAAGTTTCTTACCTCTGATTACTTTAGTCATGTTATCAGCAGTTTATGGATGTAATAATACTAACAGTAGTGAAGTTGTCAAAACAGAACCAGCACAAGTCCAAAAATCACCAAAAACTAAGGTAGTGACAACATTTTTACCAGTTTATTTGTTTACTAAAGCAGTAGCCGGAGATGTAGCAGATGTAGAAATTTTAGTTAAGCCCGGTACAGAAATACACGAATATCAAGGGACACCTGCTAATGTAAAAGCGATCGCTACAGCTAAGATACTAGTCAAAAATGGTTTAGGCTTAGAGGAGTTTTTAGCAGATACAATTAAAAATGCTGGAAATTCTCAATTAATGGAAATTGATGCGAGTAAAGGTATTCCAGCTATTAATAAAACTTCCCCCATAGATAAAACAGCAACGGGAGAACATGATCATGATCACGAACACCAATTAGGAAATCCTCATGTTTGGTTAGATCCAGTTTTAGCAAAACAGCAAATCATCAATATTCGAGATGGTTTAATTATCGCAGATCCGGTCAATAAAGCCAACTATCAGACCAATGCAGCGGCTTATGTTCAGAAATTAGATAATTTAAATAATGAATTTCAACAAACTATTAAACAAACACCAAACTGCACCTTTATCACCTTTCATGATGCCTTTCCCTATCTTGCCAAACGTTATAATATTAAACAATTAGCAGTGGTAGAAATTCCTGAAAAGCAACTTTCCCCAACAGATGTCCAAAAAGTGGTGAATACAGTCAAAAAATACAGAGTAAAAGCCCTATTTAGCGAACCAGGATTAGATAACAAATTACTGACAAGTATTTCTCAAGATTTGGGGTTAACTGTGCGGACTTTAGATTCTTTAGAAACTGGTGATACCAATCCAGAGTATTATTTTAAAGCAATGAAAGCTAATTTGGAGAGTTTAGTCGCTGGATGCAAGTAA
- a CDS encoding iron uptake porin produces MQKFWTYLITSSSVISSMLCMSSGAWAETLPTNNSERQVNNIQEQEVSQVTSVSQLSDVQPNDWAFQALQSLVERYGCIAGYPNGTFRGNRALSRYEFAAGLNACLDRVNELIATATADLTTKQDLATIQKLQEEFSAELVTLRGRVDTVEAKTAELEANQFSTTTKLQGQVVAVVSDVLTNKLVNDEDITDKNTTLSARTRLELVSSFTGKDTLFTRIQSNNINNPDIKTKEGNLFFANLPGTTGTNDVTIDGLWYAFPLGKNTQVKLIANAGAADDVTSTVNLFDGDGAFGAVSTFGTRNPIYGQLGDKGIAVNHQFGDKIGLSLGYLSSTANNPTAGNGLFDGNYGALAQLTVKPSDRISLGLTYINSYNQPLLTGSNNATSDIVTSGEKFSNNSYGVQASLGISKKFVLGGWAGYTNSQVLTGTKGEFDTWNYAVTLGFPDLGKKGNLAGVIVGMEPKVTSSSATGAGVAKDPNTSYHIEGFYQYKVSDNITITPAVIWLTAPDHNDSNGNLVIGALRTTFSF; encoded by the coding sequence ATGCAGAAATTTTGGACGTATTTAATTACCAGTTCTAGTGTGATCAGTTCCATGCTATGTATGAGTTCTGGTGCATGGGCAGAAACATTACCAACCAATAATTCAGAACGACAAGTTAATAATATCCAGGAACAGGAAGTATCTCAAGTTACCTCCGTATCTCAATTATCTGATGTTCAACCTAATGATTGGGCATTTCAGGCTTTACAATCATTGGTAGAACGCTATGGATGTATTGCAGGTTATCCCAACGGGACTTTTCGGGGTAATCGGGCGTTGTCACGATACGAATTTGCAGCCGGTTTAAATGCTTGTTTAGATCGAGTCAATGAATTAATTGCTACTGCTACCGCTGATTTGACGACAAAACAAGACTTAGCAACAATCCAAAAATTGCAAGAGGAATTTTCCGCAGAATTAGTCACCCTCCGAGGGCGTGTAGATACAGTAGAAGCCAAAACTGCTGAATTGGAAGCTAATCAATTTTCTACCACCACTAAGCTACAAGGACAAGTTGTGGCGGTTGTTAGTGATGTCCTGACAAATAAACTAGTTAATGATGAGGACATAACTGATAAAAATACTACTTTAAGCGCAAGAACACGGCTGGAATTGGTAAGCAGTTTCACTGGAAAAGATACACTTTTTACCAGAATCCAAAGTAATAATATCAACAACCCTGATATTAAAACCAAAGAAGGCAACTTATTTTTTGCCAATCTTCCTGGTACTACTGGTACTAATGATGTTACCATAGATGGGCTATGGTATGCTTTTCCCCTGGGGAAAAATACCCAAGTCAAACTAATTGCTAATGCTGGTGCAGCGGACGATGTTACCAGTACAGTCAATCTGTTTGATGGTGATGGTGCTTTTGGGGCTGTGTCTACTTTTGGGACAAGAAACCCGATTTATGGACAACTGGGTGATAAAGGTATAGCCGTTAACCATCAGTTTGGTGATAAAATCGGCTTAAGTTTAGGCTATTTAAGTAGTACAGCTAATAACCCCACTGCTGGCAACGGTCTATTTGATGGGAATTATGGTGCTTTAGCGCAGTTAACTGTCAAGCCAAGCGATCGCATTTCTCTTGGTTTAACTTATATCAATTCCTACAATCAACCACTACTCACTGGTAGTAATAACGCTACATCTGATATCGTCACTTCAGGTGAAAAATTTTCCAATAATTCCTATGGTGTTCAAGCATCTTTAGGAATTAGCAAGAAGTTTGTTCTCGGTGGTTGGGCTGGTTATACCAATAGTCAAGTTTTGACAGGTACAAAGGGAGAGTTTGACACTTGGAACTATGCTGTTACTCTTGGATTCCCTGATTTGGGTAAAAAAGGTAATTTGGCTGGTGTCATAGTTGGCATGGAACCAAAAGTCACAAGTTCTAGCGCGACTGGCGCTGGAGTTGCAAAAGATCCAAATACTTCTTATCACATTGAAGGATTTTACCAATACAAGGTCAGCGACAATATCACCATTACTCCTGCTGTAATTTGGCTAACAGCCCCAGACCACAATGATAGCAATGGTAATTTAGTGATTGGTGCTTTGAGAACGACCTTCAGTTTCTAA
- a CDS encoding Rqc2 family fibronectin-binding protein, producing the protein MQPLDFTALTAACGEIRANWLPARIEQVYQRDRFTIAIALRTLNQRGWLDISWHPQAAHICISEPPPRAPDTFTFSQQLRHQLGGLALVGIEAISPWERVIDLQFARRPGETALYHVYAEVMGKYSNVILTDASNEIITAAHQVSQQQSSVRPIQTGQNYETPPKLTGKVPNLSESGERWQERVSLVPGGIKRQLLKSYSGLSSALLDTMLLAANIIPDTNTDELTPQDWQNLFQRWQEWLQALDLGKFQPAWTENGYTVMGWGGFAPTKNVQELLYRYYSDQLNEQLFVQLRHQLSQKLLNILGKLRVKAKTFSDRLQQSDQAEEYRQKADLLMANLHHWQPGMQEIILPDFETEQPIAIALLPDKNAVQNAQKLYKQHQKLKRARAAVEPLLFAVKAEIDYLEQVEAAISQIDKYQNPEDLQALEEIRDELIGQKYLEDLEYRSRSSNNTPGTNFHRYRSPSGFEVLIGRNNIQNDQLTFRVAGHYDLWFHAQEIPGSHVLLRLEPGTVAEEADLQFTANLAGYFSRARQSDQVPVVYTQLKHVYKPKGAKPGLVVYKQETIIWGKPQLVIGH; encoded by the coding sequence TTGCAACCCCTGGACTTTACTGCTTTAACCGCCGCTTGTGGCGAAATCCGCGCTAATTGGTTGCCTGCCCGCATAGAACAGGTATATCAGCGCGATCGCTTTACCATTGCCATTGCCTTACGCACCTTAAATCAACGGGGTTGGCTGGATATTTCCTGGCATCCTCAAGCCGCCCATATTTGTATTAGTGAACCACCACCACGCGCCCCAGATACTTTTACTTTTAGTCAGCAGTTAAGACATCAATTAGGTGGTTTGGCTTTAGTTGGGATTGAAGCTATTTCACCTTGGGAACGAGTTATTGATTTACAATTTGCCCGTCGTCCTGGAGAAACTGCCCTTTATCACGTTTATGCGGAAGTGATGGGCAAATATAGTAATGTGATTTTAACTGATGCGAGTAATGAAATTATCACCGCTGCCCATCAAGTTAGTCAGCAACAATCTAGTGTTCGTCCCATTCAAACGGGACAAAATTACGAAACACCACCGAAACTGACGGGAAAAGTTCCCAATTTAAGCGAATCTGGGGAACGTTGGCAAGAACGGGTAAGTTTAGTTCCCGGAGGAATTAAACGCCAGTTACTCAAAAGTTATAGTGGTTTAAGTTCGGCTTTGCTAGATACTATGCTGTTGGCGGCAAATATCATCCCAGATACGAATACTGACGAACTTACTCCCCAAGATTGGCAAAATTTATTTCAACGTTGGCAAGAATGGTTACAAGCTTTAGATTTAGGTAAATTCCAACCTGCTTGGACTGAGAATGGATATACCGTGATGGGTTGGGGTGGATTTGCACCTACAAAAAATGTTCAAGAGTTACTTTACCGTTATTATTCTGATCAACTGAATGAACAGTTATTTGTGCAACTGCGTCATCAGTTAAGTCAGAAATTGTTGAATATTTTGGGCAAATTAAGGGTCAAGGCAAAAACTTTTAGCGATCGCCTGCAACAATCAGATCAGGCTGAAGAATATCGTCAAAAAGCTGACTTATTAATGGCTAACCTGCACCATTGGCAACCAGGAATGCAGGAAATAATTCTACCAGATTTTGAAACTGAACAGCCAATTGCGATCGCTCTTTTGCCTGATAAAAACGCCGTCCAAAATGCCCAAAAGCTTTATAAACAGCACCAAAAACTCAAACGCGCCCGTGCTGCTGTCGAACCCCTACTATTTGCAGTTAAAGCCGAAATTGACTATCTTGAACAAGTAGAAGCGGCAATTTCACAAATAGACAAATACCAAAATCCAGAAGATTTACAGGCTTTAGAAGAAATCCGCGACGAACTTATTGGGCAAAAATATCTAGAAGACCTAGAATATCGCAGCCGTAGCAGTAACAATACCCCCGGCACTAATTTTCATCGTTACCGCAGTCCGAGTGGCTTTGAAGTCCTCATTGGTCGCAATAACATTCAAAATGATCAACTGACATTTCGTGTCGCTGGACACTATGATTTGTGGTTTCACGCCCAAGAAATTCCGGGGAGTCATGTCCTCCTGCGTCTAGAACCGGGTACAGTTGCCGAAGAAGCAGATTTACAATTTACAGCAAATCTAGCAGGTTATTTCAGTCGCGCCCGTCAAAGTGACCAAGTACCAGTAGTTTACACACAACTCAAGCACGTCTACAAACCCAAAGGCGCAAAACCAGGACTTGTAGTTTATAAACAAGAAACGATTATTTGGGGAAAACCGCAATTAGTCATTGGTCATTAG
- a CDS encoding RpnC/YadD family protein has translation MTRFIHDQFAKQYLTELLTPYGEVETSKDITAEVRQIDVLFIPSPQPTQSLETLGILGKMVINYAIFEPFRNAVSKSEIRSCLGKLFDIHADLERQAKRKDTRINETELAQLWIFTPTVSSEILESFHGTLDEANWGKGIYFLPKGFKTVVVAIHQLLSTPETLFLRILGKGKVQRQAVEELEALANNSPFLSDIIQLVNNLIAVLSARQRQEQDIDKDDQELIMKLSEMYQQQLEELKKQGLQEGRQEGIERERRAMIESILQVRFGAVDSQLASIINPLIAMSREEFTPLLLQLSREELLARFE, from the coding sequence ATGACTCGTTTTATACATGATCAATTCGCAAAACAATATCTAACGGAATTATTAACGCCTTATGGAGAGGTAGAAACCAGCAAAGATATTACCGCAGAAGTCAGACAAATAGATGTATTATTTATTCCTTCACCCCAACCCACACAAAGTCTAGAAACACTAGGAATACTGGGGAAAATGGTGATAAATTATGCCATATTTGAACCATTCCGTAATGCCGTCAGTAAAAGTGAAATTCGCAGTTGTCTAGGTAAATTGTTTGATATTCATGCAGACCTTGAACGGCAAGCAAAACGTAAGGATACGCGAATAAATGAAACAGAATTAGCTCAATTATGGATTTTTACACCTACAGTATCATCAGAAATCCTAGAGAGTTTTCATGGGACTCTGGATGAAGCAAACTGGGGAAAAGGTATTTATTTCTTGCCAAAAGGATTTAAAACCGTAGTTGTGGCAATTCATCAACTACTGAGTACACCCGAAACACTGTTTTTGAGGATTTTAGGAAAAGGGAAGGTACAAAGACAAGCGGTAGAAGAATTAGAAGCACTAGCAAATAATAGTCCGTTCCTTTCGGATATTATACAATTAGTAAATAACCTAATTGCTGTGTTGTCGGCTCGTCAGCGTCAAGAACAAGATATTGATAAAGATGATCAGGAGTTAATTATGAAATTATCAGAAATGTATCAACAACAATTAGAAGAACTAAAAAAACAAGGACTTCAAGAAGGACGACAAGAAGGTATAGAAAGAGAACGACGCGCTATGATTGAAAGTATATTGCAAGTACGTTTTGGTGCAGTTGATTCACAGTTAGCATCAATTATCAACCCTTTAATTGCTATGTCCAGAGAAGAATTCACACCGTTGCTTCTACAATTGTCTCGTGAGGAATTATTAGCTAGATTTGAGTGA
- a CDS encoding glycosyltransferase family 4 protein: MKSTNKKQIALISVHGDPAIEIGREEAGGQNVYVRQVGESLAQLGWQVDMFSRRVSADQERIVQHNPNCRTIRLTAGPVEFVPRDQGFQYLPDFVFQLLEFQKEAGINYDLVHTNYWLSSWVGMELKKRQGTKQVHTYHSLGVIKYNTIENIPLVASQRLIVEKQVLETAERIVATSPQEQEHMRSLVSQKGKIDIIPCGTDIQQFGSVERQAARATLGIDPEAKVVLYVGRFDPRKGIETLIRAMRESKFYESKQLQLIIGGGCTPGNSDEKERDRLTGIVNELGMGECTSFPGCLSRHILPAYFAAADVCVVPSHYEPFGLVAIEAMACGTPVVASDVGGLQFTVVNEETGLLVPPQNVPAFNHAIDRILSNPAWQQELGKAAKKRVINKFSWHGVASQLDELYTQLLQQSVREPALASK, from the coding sequence ATGAAATCTACCAATAAAAAACAAATTGCTTTAATTTCAGTTCATGGTGATCCAGCGATTGAAATAGGCAGAGAAGAGGCAGGAGGACAAAATGTTTATGTCCGCCAAGTGGGTGAATCCCTGGCACAGCTAGGATGGCAGGTAGATATGTTTAGCCGGAGGGTCAGTGCTGATCAAGAAAGGATAGTGCAACATAACCCTAATTGTCGGACTATTCGGTTAACCGCAGGTCCGGTAGAATTTGTGCCAAGAGATCAGGGTTTTCAATATTTGCCAGATTTCGTATTTCAGTTACTAGAATTTCAAAAAGAAGCTGGGATTAATTATGATTTAGTACATACTAATTATTGGTTATCTAGCTGGGTAGGAATGGAACTAAAGAAAAGACAAGGAACTAAACAGGTTCATACTTACCATTCTTTAGGGGTGATCAAATACAACACCATAGAAAATATTCCTCTGGTGGCAAGTCAACGTTTAATAGTAGAAAAACAAGTATTGGAAACAGCAGAAAGAATTGTTGCCACCAGTCCCCAAGAACAAGAACATATGCGATCGCTTGTTTCCCAAAAAGGCAAAATTGATATTATTCCCTGTGGAACAGATATTCAGCAGTTTGGTTCGGTGGAAAGACAAGCTGCCAGAGCTACTTTAGGAATTGATCCAGAAGCTAAAGTGGTGTTATATGTCGGTAGATTTGACCCCCGAAAAGGCATAGAAACCTTGATCAGGGCAATGCGAGAGTCGAAGTTTTATGAATCCAAACAATTGCAGTTGATTATTGGTGGCGGTTGTACACCGGGGAATAGTGATGAAAAAGAACGTGATCGCCTCACCGGAATTGTCAACGAGTTAGGAATGGGTGAATGTACCTCTTTTCCCGGTTGTTTGAGTCGGCATATATTACCAGCTTATTTTGCTGCTGCTGATGTTTGTGTTGTTCCCAGCCATTATGAACCCTTTGGATTAGTAGCTATCGAAGCGATGGCCTGCGGTACACCTGTAGTTGCTAGTGATGTCGGTGGATTACAGTTCACTGTTGTCAACGAAGAAACTGGTTTATTAGTGCCGCCGCAAAACGTCCCAGCTTTTAACCACGCTATTGATCGGATTCTCAGTAATCCTGCATGGCAGCAAGAACTAGGAAAAGCTGCTAAAAAGCGTGTTATCAATAAATTTAGCTGGCATGGTGTAGCGAGTCAGTTAGATGAACTCTATACCCAACTTTTACAGCAATCTGTGAGAGAACCCGCATTAGCTAGTAAATAG
- a CDS encoding RNA recognition motif domain-containing protein, translating to MSIRLYIGNLPKEEIDRQDLQAVFAEEGDAVTTKLIKDRKTGKCRGFGFLTVNNDEQADQIIEKYNGQMFKDTPIKLEKALPRTKGEEGEEQPQQQVPKPIIQGSSTPSPSGNKEGNRRDRSKKSRRGSGGGSARETATSVDNEAFRPDPRWAADLEKLKQMLSAQTTN from the coding sequence ATGTCCATTCGCCTATATATAGGAAATTTGCCAAAAGAAGAAATAGATCGTCAAGATTTGCAAGCTGTGTTTGCAGAAGAAGGCGATGCTGTCACCACCAAACTAATTAAAGACCGGAAAACAGGCAAATGCCGGGGTTTCGGGTTTTTAACAGTGAATAATGACGAACAAGCAGATCAAATTATTGAAAAATATAATGGTCAAATGTTCAAAGATACACCCATTAAGCTAGAAAAAGCTTTACCACGGACTAAAGGTGAGGAAGGTGAAGAACAACCACAACAACAAGTTCCCAAACCAATTATCCAAGGTAGTAGCACCCCTAGTCCTAGCGGCAATAAAGAGGGTAATCGTCGCGATAGAAGTAAGAAATCTCGGCGTGGTAGCGGTGGTGGTAGTGCGCGTGAGACTGCTACTAGCGTTGATAACGAAGCTTTTCGTCCAGATCCCCGTTGGGCAGCGGATTTAGAAAAGCTAAAACAAATGCTGTCAGCACAAACTACCAACTAA